The genomic window AAAAACATCTGGAATGGACCCAAAAAGGTTACAATCCTTGGCTGTCAACGTTGTCAGACTTGTACATTGTTCTAAATCAGTTGGAAGTATCCATGGAAACAAATTAACATTGTCTCCAACGCTTAACGTTTGCAAACTCGTTAACCCTTGAAGAAAACCAGGAGATATGGATGTAAAATTGTTGGAGTCCAGGAGAATTATTTGCAAATTGGTTAAGTTAGCGAGAGATGGGATAGCCCCAGAAAGCTGGTTGTCCTGAAAAGTGAGAGATTGTAGTTCAGAAAGGGTAGAGATTTCTGGAGGAAGAGTGCCCGAGATGCTGAGTTTTGAGAGGGAAATGGAGGTGACTCTTGTGTTGGAAGAATCACATTTTATGCCACGCCAGGAACAGAAACCGGTGGAGGATTTTGTGGACCAGCCGGATGGTAGCGGGGTTATGGAGCTGGCTAGTTTTATAATGGCGGAGCCGTCGTCGGCTGTGGCGGATGATAGGATGAGGAGGGAGAGGGATAGGAGGAGGACCGGGTGGCCGTGACCCATTGGTAGAAAACGGGTGGAAAGTGAGAAATATGGAGGGAAAAAACCAATAGATGGAAAACGGATTTACCGGATTTTTAGGGAatgtgatttttcattttttctttttttggatttttcaacttttctttttatccatGGGAAGGGATAGTAGTGAATAGAAAATAGTAATAGTTTGTTTGttgtttaaatatttgttttctcctcttttgaatttaaagaattatttaataattaaaataattcatgatttaattaattcagcaaaatgtataataaattctaaaatgcttttaaaaaaattaaaatgatattattatgatttatcCACATAATTTATTGACCTGAGCCCTAAACCAAGGCCGATTTAATTATTggacgattaaaaaaaaacaaaaaacaatgtgtTTCTTTATCATTAATGATATAATATTGGCATAATATTCGTACAATAAATAAACACACAAGAGTCGGTCCTCTGAAATTTCTTCAAGTAAATTGTGCATTAAAATCAATACATGGTAAATTTGGCCTTTGTCTTTTCGAATACTTGCTCTGCGATGACAGCACCGCTACCATCAGCTTTTTTGATCTCCAAGTGAGCCTTCTGATAGAACCCAGTGCCTCTTAGTGCATCAGCAATGAAATCATCAAACCCAATTGCAATGGCTGCTTCAGCTTCAGCTCCATAAACCAACCTCTGTTGCAAAGCCTAACATGTTAGAAACTTGGAAAAACTTGGAGCATTAAGCATCACATGGAAATGAGAGAGAGCTTCAGCTATACAACCTTGACTCTTGAAAGATGGATGGCACCAAAGCACATCGGACATGGCTCGCAGGATGCGTATATTTCGCAATCCGAGAGCTCGATTCGGTTCAGCTTCTTACATGCCTGCGAGAAGAATTATATTATCCACGCATCGTATATTGCAGGAATTACCAGAGCAATTTGCACACCAGCACAAATGACACAACAGGGAACACTAAGCAAGCAGGTAAATCAAGGGAAAGTGCGAGTCTGAAGTCCTCACCTCTCTCACAGCTGTAACTTCTGCATGTGCTGTGGGATCGGTGTTCTTCAAAACCATATTGTGACAGCTCATgattatttcatcattttgaaCGACGACAGCACCAAATGGGCCTCCGTCTCCGCATTCAACGCCTTTATAAGCTTCTTCAACTGCTCTAGTTAGGAATTTATGGTCCCTGTCCTGAACAGCTGGTCGATCAATCATCAAAAACTATCATAATCAATAACTAACAAGAGACTAAAATACTATGGCCTCGAAACCAAAGAGACGTCTTTAACAGAACAGAAcagcaaataaaagaaaatcataaatttactaTACAGAGAAGTGGGGAGGACAATGCATTAATGCAGACAAGGACAGGAACAAACTCTCTTCGGTGTTCACAACAATGTAAAACAATCAAATTGATTGGGGTATAAAGATAGTTGTCAGAGCAGTCGGAGGTCTAACCGAAAAAGGATCTGAATCACTAGGTCGCTAGGTCAACTGAAGTAAAATCCGATCAACAAACGGCTGGTGAtactaatttgtcattaaaatatctaaacaggttagaaacaaaataataataataataatggagcAAGATACTCAAAAGGCAAATTACCCTGTTGATGAGCAGAAAAGGCAGATGCCACAGAAATAGTTCGGTCTTTGGCTACTGCGAAGAAGAGaggcaaaacaaaaacaaaaatgttattatttatcttcaattgaagaaaatacATATACTCAAGTAAAATCTTATACAACCATGATGATATAAACTttgaataaatgataaaattcttAGATTTACAATCATTTTGCTTTCTCAGAAATGACTCATCCATTTTCTTTGATGCTTCTGTATACCAATTGCTGAGTGAACAGTTTAAACATCACAGGAGGGGGAAATGTTTCTTAAAGAGGGATTAAACGAACAATTGCTGCTACCCTTATACCTCTATTAAGCCTCAAAATCTATAAACCAATCTGtacaaacacataaaaagaaagcaCACTCTGTCCTTGTCAAAACAGGACATATAGCTTAAATTCTTGGAAAGTCCGCCATTTTAAGAGATCTCAAAATCTTTTCAGCATGTATTAAAGATTAAAGGGGAGAACTTTAGGTCTTCATCTCCTGagtgaaaaggaaaggaaatgaaaggaaaggaaaacaaatggAGATAACCAGCTAAAACAGTCCAAGCTATAATTCCAAAATATACCAACCAACAaacacaaaagcaaaaaaatatacaagaaaagtgaCCCAGCTGAGAATCCCTTgatgaaaaaaccataaagctCAAAGAACACGAAGCATGTAAACACAAATAATTGAGCTTAGACCATGACAGAGCACATCCATACAAGAAAAcaccttgaaaacaaaaaccctttttgaaaattcaagaaataacaaataaaaaggaaaagttgaTTACCACTAGCATCCTCCATGATGAAAGGAAATCAAGAAAATGGGGTTAACAAGGAATGGTGTGGAAAAGAGTAGATAAAGAGAAGGAAGATGTGTGAAAGAGGACAATATAAACTAGTCCACGAATTCAATATGTTTATAGTCTCACGTTCAAAaacggggagagagagagagatggaaagTGCAGGTGagatttagagagagaaagagagggacaAACGGGAATCTTCTTAGAGCTTTCAATCAAGTTGATTCACTTTCctgtttctttctgttttttttttctttttctttttgattctTGGATTAAAATGTAGCCACAagttaaaatataagaaaaaagaaattggaaatagtacataaattatatcattcttttttccattttgtcCTTGTTAGGCCATGGTTATAGAATATTAGTTTaccaagttaataaaaaataaaattaatttaaaatttttaaaaacttaaaatattttaattttaatttttcttttaaaaaaacaaatttgagtcTATTCTAGGTTATGATCGGATCATAAATTAACATGTAAAGTCAATCAAATTTTACTACTTCTCaactaatttaacataaaactcATTTTAAGTTAGGTTTTGAATCAATAGATCATCGGAGTAATTTGATAAGTCtagctttttttataataaaatgtcaaaaacttGGATTGTGCATACAAATTCATTATTTTgtctcataatttttatttgtaagattAAGTAAGTATCTGATATCATGGTAGTGGTTGCTATTCAAAaagttttaacttaaaaatatattataataatatttttttattttttaaaatttatttttgatatcaatttattaaaataatttaaaaatatctaaaaaattaatttaaaacaaacagtCACGCTATCATACCAAACATGTTCTAAATGAGTAGGTGGTTATGGATTTGCTTGAGCAATTGATGACATATATATTATTGGATTTATGGTGCTATTAAGTGAGATTGACTTAATTTTGTATACATTGAATTGATATTTACCTTGATATATGTTCAATGAACTAGTTAAGATTAGACAACCTGGACaccttatattaaaagaaaaggagatataAGATATCAAGTTGATAGAACAGCAGGACATTCAAAGTCTTTGTGCaaaattcttcttttaattttttgaaaatgcaAAGTACTCTAAACCAGCTGTCCGATTGGAATTGTAGTAGCGATAACgattcgagttttttttatgaataacttaaaaaacatttcaaattcttttttatgaatGATATAGTTtggatttacaaaaaaaaaataaacactcaaaattatagttattaaactcggtctTGTAGTTTGACTTTAGACTTAGAATCTTACTTAACTAAATTTCTAGTTGAACAAGAAAAGATATTAGCTCAGTCAAACTCATTTGATCCTAGCAAACTTGTAGTGATGTAATCAACCTATCTAAACTTGGTTGGATCAAtgtcttgcaaaaaaaaaaaaaaaactttttatggATTAAAATAACTGATATAATAACTTGTAGGTTGATCTAATGACTAGTGAATTAATCCAAAAACTTAAAGAATCCAGGTCTTTTATGGATCAATTTCCGAGTCTCGATGAAAAAGATTAGAATGGGAATATCCTAACTATAAActcaaaaaaacacaatatccAGCAATAATTTCCATCTTCCCTGagctaaaaatcaaatttgtttgGATTTCTGTTGGACCTATAAGTTTGGGTGACATTCTTATAATCTTTTCCCATGCCTAACTTGGGATGATACCTTCATGGCTCATTAATGAAGAGAGAAGACTTCTAGACCCCATAGAAGAAGGACCTAGAACCGACGGCTCGCCAACTAATGTTTAATTTCCCTTTTGTCCAACGTCGGTGATGCAGTCTGATTTAGATTGAGGaaccttctctttttttctttttttttaacccgaGATTTCCGGATCAGCTTACACAcaccacaactaatccccggatccactgaacaccctgcaagcctaGTAGACAGGTAAAACATCACGAGGGTGACATACATATACACTGAAATTCGAATTCAGATGAcagagacaaaaaaaaccttaccTCTATCGCTGGCCACAAGTCTCGATACTTGAGGAACCTTCTCTTGATTCTAGAGAGGATCATGGATTGGATTTCACATTTACTGTGGTTTCTACTGTTGTTACTGCAACAACTCCTATCCAACGttgtttaatattatagtaataattattttttaaagtatttttatttaaaaatatattaaaatattttttttatttttatattaatatattaaaattaaaataatctaaaaagactaaaaaaattaattaaaaaaaacatttaatttttttaaaacatggtaGAGCACATAAACAAACAGTACCTGATAGTATCCATAATCTTCCTgtccaaattattattattttcaattgtaatttatttacgCTGTGAAAGAAAACGATGAAAAATTCtatatttaaagattatttCCAAGTAATAAAGATTatctctatttttcaaaaatatatatttttatttttttctttggccctcatgcctctctcttttttattatagctattgttaattatagattttacagcataaaatttctttaaaaaattgatgtaagATGGGATTAAACTCGGTGAGtgtttagtatttttcaaatatatttttttcttaaaaatatattaaaatattatttaacatcaatattattgaaatacatttaaaagtattaatttaatattctttaaaataaattatatttttaaaacaaaataaaaaacagaaattacGGGCACGCTTCGTTCGAAGGACTATCGTGTTGAAgtggctatatatatatgtagtaaAAGACAAGAGGCTAATTTGGGTGGCTCAGTTTGGTTGCTTAAAGAAGGGAGGAAGAAAGACTGGGGATATTTGGTTGGTTGCTTCAAGCTAGCAAGAAGGTCCTTTCTAGTTCAAGAAATCTCCAATGGCCAAACCACACACAACAGAAGGGAAGGCGGAGTGGGTGTGAAGACCTTCAGAGCTCTTCCTAATCAAAGACTAGAATCCAAACACATGCTCCACGTCCACGCCATTGAGGAACTAGTAAGTATGGTGCTTCGACCGACCAAGCACGTGGACTTCAAGAATCAATCCCGGTTTATTTACGATTTTATTCATCATTAACAAGTTATTTACGATTTAAAAAAGCTAGAAAACTCTCTGGAAATTTATTATGCTTTTGACGACGACCTCTTCTCCTTCTAGAGGCTGAAACCCCTTGACATGTATTAGGGGGTATgttgtgtttgattaaaaaatttattttttttaatttaaaaatatattaaaataatattttttattttttaaaataaaagttgtttaCTCAAATGCTAAAgttgtgtttgattaaaaaaataaatatttttttacaatagttttaaaataattttttatgcttccgaaaacaaaaattataaaaaaaagtgtcaaTATATCTCATATCTCAAAATATCTCGAAGAAACAATATCTCTAGATATTATCCAAGAGATGATACTCAACCATCATCAAGACAAGattttaaccatctaggtggtggtcaagtggtaaaaacttgaaatcaagagatttgctctctttgtgatctcaggttcgagccttgtggttgctcatatgatagccactaaaagcttacatggtcgttaacttcaggacccgtgaaattagtcgaggtacgcacaAGCTGTTCCAGACACCcaagttaaactaaaaaaaaaaaaaacacgagttAACTTTAGGACCACTTTTataaaaggtaaattttttgtattcgagttaatttttttactgttttaattttaattttatattttatcaaaataaaattaaaaaaaaattaaaaaatattactttaacatCAAGTCAAACCAATATTTAGCCatccaaaccaaataaaatggtttaatttttgttcttttggttAAAAGATGGTTGCATTTTAATCATGActgatttcatttatttttatggttatgaTTTACCAACAAAGAAATTAATGACCAGATGGAtggaataaatatttgttttttatatgtttttgtattaattaCTGAAACTTATAGTTTAGGGtaaatcattttaatcattTCTGCTTTATCTAATTTTTCAC from Populus trichocarpa isolate Nisqually-1 chromosome 5, P.trichocarpa_v4.1, whole genome shotgun sequence includes these protein-coding regions:
- the LOC18098932 gene encoding guanosine deaminase isoform X1 — translated: MEDASVAKDRTISVASAFSAHQQAVQDRDHKFLTRAVEEAYKGVECGDGGPFGAVVVQNDEIIMSCHNMVLKNTDPTAHAEVTAVREACKKLNRIELSDCEIYASCEPCPMCFGAIHLSRVKRLVYGAEAEAAIAIGFDDFIADALRGTGFYQKAHLEIKKADGSGAVIAEQVFEKTKAKFTMY
- the LOC18098932 gene encoding guanosine deaminase isoform X2, whose product is MSCHNMVLKNTDPTAHAEVTAVREACKKLNRIELSDCEIYASCEPCPMCFGAIHLSRVKRLVYGAEAEAAIAIGFDDFIADALRGTGFYQKAHLEIKKADGSGAVIAEQVFEKTKAKFTMY